A single genomic interval of Streptomyces graminofaciens harbors:
- a CDS encoding fused response regulator/phosphatase has product MADEAGTTVLVVDDAAASRYAMGAVLRRAGHRVVPVASAGEALAELDLRLRSGVLPDVALVDVGLPDMSGFELCRRLKAQPPTAALPVVHFSAAAFAPSDRCRGLDAGGEAYLTVPAEPEEIQAVVRAAVRGARMRNGAEALVRRLTLLSETIVDVQAARTLEELAGAAAEGAARLTRSPAAVFVLGEDGDLYSGTSRARARTTLPDASAHDAVARLIRRIPAGAPGEHDTVVPAPLWPTGFFRPGVSEDARLVLAHTEAGAPVCVATPLRGSRTTPPDTAGLVSRLAQATAFAAQPLLLYKVERHVALTLQHSFLPKQAPEFPGLEMAVRYVPASRQTEIGGDFYAAVSTPTGVLTAVGDVAGHSLDAATVMVEIRHALRAYAVENPDPGVLAERLDRMLQHYHPDLTATVCIALVEPGTGRVRVANAGHIPPLIVREAGDAEYVKASGPLLGLGLDRPEPTETVLWPTDRLLMVTDGLIETRGTDLSVSLEHLRTAAAGAPLGTVALCDTLLHCFGRDREDDIALLALRLRLG; this is encoded by the coding sequence ATGGCCGACGAAGCAGGAACGACGGTCCTGGTGGTCGACGACGCCGCCGCCAGCCGTTACGCGATGGGTGCGGTGCTGCGCCGGGCCGGGCACCGGGTCGTCCCCGTCGCCAGCGCCGGTGAGGCGCTCGCCGAGCTGGACCTGCGGCTGCGCTCGGGCGTCCTGCCCGACGTGGCCCTCGTCGACGTCGGCCTGCCCGACATGAGCGGCTTCGAACTCTGCCGCCGCCTCAAGGCACAGCCCCCGACGGCCGCCCTCCCGGTGGTCCACTTCTCGGCCGCCGCCTTCGCGCCCAGCGACCGCTGCCGGGGCCTGGACGCGGGCGGCGAGGCATATCTGACGGTGCCCGCCGAACCCGAGGAGATCCAGGCGGTCGTCCGGGCCGCCGTACGCGGCGCCCGTATGCGCAACGGCGCCGAGGCACTCGTACGCCGGCTCACGCTCCTCTCCGAGACGATCGTCGACGTCCAGGCCGCCCGCACCCTGGAGGAGCTGGCCGGTGCCGCCGCCGAGGGCGCCGCCCGGCTCACCCGCTCCCCGGCCGCGGTGTTCGTCCTCGGCGAGGACGGTGATCTCTACAGCGGTACGTCCCGGGCGCGGGCCCGCACGACGCTCCCCGACGCCAGTGCCCACGACGCCGTGGCCCGGCTGATCCGGCGGATCCCCGCGGGCGCCCCCGGGGAGCACGACACCGTCGTCCCCGCGCCCCTGTGGCCGACCGGCTTCTTCCGGCCCGGCGTCTCCGAGGACGCGCGCCTGGTGCTCGCCCACACGGAAGCCGGCGCCCCGGTCTGCGTCGCCACCCCGCTGCGGGGCTCGCGCACCACACCGCCCGACACGGCGGGGCTGGTCTCCCGGCTCGCCCAGGCCACCGCGTTCGCCGCCCAGCCGCTGCTGCTGTACAAGGTCGAACGCCATGTGGCGCTGACCCTCCAGCACAGCTTCCTGCCCAAGCAGGCGCCGGAGTTCCCCGGCCTGGAGATGGCCGTCCGCTATGTGCCCGCCTCCCGCCAGACCGAGATCGGCGGCGACTTCTACGCGGCCGTCTCCACCCCCACCGGGGTCCTCACCGCCGTCGGCGATGTCGCCGGACACTCCCTGGACGCGGCCACGGTCATGGTCGAGATCCGGCACGCCCTGCGCGCCTACGCGGTGGAGAACCCCGACCCCGGCGTGCTCGCCGAGCGGCTCGACCGGATGCTCCAGCACTACCACCCCGACCTCACCGCCACGGTCTGTATCGCCCTCGTCGAGCCCGGCACCGGGCGCGTCCGCGTCGCCAACGCCGGCCACATACCCCCGCTGATCGTCCGCGAGGCCGGCGACGCCGAGTATGTGAAGGCCTCCGGCCCGCTGCTGGGGCTCGGCCTCGACCGGCCCGAACCCACGGAGACGGTCCTGTGGCCCACGGACCGGCTCCTCATGGTCACGGACGGACTGATCGAGACCAGGGGGACGGACCTCTCGGTCTCCCTGGAACACCTGCGTACGGCCGCGGCGGGCGCCCCCCTCGGCACGGTCGCCCTGTGCGACACCCTGCTGCACTGCTTCGGGCGGGACCGCGAGGACGACATCGCTCTGCTCGCCCTGCGCCTGCGGTTAGGGTGA
- the pulA gene encoding pullulanase-type alpha-1,6-glucosidase: MIPRWPTPSRRRAARTSSAARVAAVTVTALTAALVPPLAARAATPPAPPSDAKLAKTAARNDLTREQFYFVLPDRFANGDKANDKGGLTGSRLATGYDPTDKGFYQGGDLKGLTNRLDYIKGLGTTAIWLAPIFKNQPVQGTGENASAGYHGYWITDFTRVDPHFGTNKDLETLISKAHAKGMKVFFDVITNHTADVVDYEEKSYAYLSKGAFPYLTKDGEPFDDADYADGAKAFPKVDRDSFPRTPVVPTAKKSTKVPSWLNDPTMYHNRGDSTWAGESATYGDFVGLDDLWTERPEVVEGMEKIYEKWVRDFRIDGFRIDTVKHVNTEFWTQWATALDAYAAKKGRDDFFMFGEVYSADTSVTSPYVTQGRLDSTLDFPFQDAARAYASQDGSAQRLASVFGDDYKYTTDKANAYEQVTFLGNHDMGRIGYFLKQDNPKATDAELLAKDRLANELMFLSRGNPVIYYGDEQGFTGAGGDKDARQTLFASKVADYLDDDQLGTDRTHAKDAYDTRAPLYKQISALAKLRKANPALADGVQTERHAADGAGIYAFSRTDAKTGTEYVVAFNNAGEAKTATFATGSADMAFKGVYGTSAKVTSGDDKKVTVTVPAGASVVLKAAGKLAKPATKPSLTLKAPATGATGTVDITADIEGGQLNRVVFAAQIGNGKWKTLGSADHAPYKVTQTIAKDVPAGTALRYKAVVIDSAGRTASATATSTTGTPPATEVPTASSRDHAIVHYKRADGDYTDWRLYAWGDIADGEGTTWPEGHDFVGRDAYGAFAYVKLKPGASSVGYLVIDKDGDKDVSADRSIDVTKTGEIWVEQGKEDVLTKKPTADYPEQDKTKAVIHYHRADGNYDGWGLHVWSGAANPTDWSKPLEPVRTDAYGAVFEVPLTDGATSLSYIIHKGDEKDLSTDQALDLRTNGHEVWLLNGQEKYLLPQPAGSAAAVDLTTSKAVWIDRNTLAWNGNETAASTQLLYSRTGSITAKDSTLTSTDERWLRLSKSSLTDAQKARFPHLKSYTAWTVDPRDRDRVREALRGQVVASQRAATGAVLAATGVQIAGVLDDLYGTAAKKADLGPTFRDGRPTLAVWAPTAQQVTLDLDGTGVAMKRDSATGVWSVTGNRSWKNKPYRYAVKVWAPSVAEVVTNKVTDPYSVALTADSERSLVVDLRDKSLAPSGWTSYTKPKAVPLNDAQIQELHVRDFSVGDKTVPAKDQGTYLAFTDKDTDGSEHLRALAKAGTSYVHLLPAFDIATIPEKKADQASVDCDLGSYAADSDKQQQCVAKAAAKDAYNWGYDPYHYTVPEGSYASDPDGTRRTVEFRKMVKSLNADGLRVVMDVVYNHTPASGQAKTSVLDKVVPGYYQRLLADGSVANSTCCSNTAPENTMMGKLVVDSIVTWAKEYKVDGFRFDLMGHHPKANILAVRKALDGLTLAKDGVDGKKIILYGEGWNFGEVADDARFVQATQKNMAGTGIATFSDRARDAVRGGGPFDADPGVQGFASGLYTDPNSSESNGTSAEQKARLLHYQDLIKVGLSGNLADYRFTDTDGDQVKGSEVDYNGTAAGYADAPGDALAYVDAHDNESLFDALAFKLPKSTSADDRARMQVLAMATAALSQGPALSQAGTDLLRSKSLDRNSYDSGDWFNAIHWDCRDGGNGFGRGLPPAADNESKWSYAKPLLTSVGVGCDQIEGTSAAYRDLLRIRTTEKVFSLDTAGQVQSKLSFPLSGTDETPGVITMELGDLVVVFNATPEKRKQTVTGLAGTAYTLHPTQATGADSTVKESSYEAESGTFAVPGRTVAVFARAVR, encoded by the coding sequence CGGGTCGACCCGCACTTCGGCACCAACAAGGACCTCGAAACCCTCATCTCCAAGGCCCACGCCAAGGGCATGAAGGTCTTCTTCGACGTCATCACCAACCACACCGCCGATGTCGTCGACTACGAGGAGAAGTCCTACGCCTACCTCTCCAAGGGCGCCTTCCCGTATCTGACCAAGGACGGCGAACCCTTCGACGACGCCGACTACGCGGACGGGGCCAAGGCGTTCCCGAAGGTCGACCGGGACTCCTTCCCGCGCACCCCCGTGGTCCCCACCGCGAAGAAGAGCACCAAGGTCCCCTCCTGGCTCAACGACCCCACGATGTACCACAACCGGGGTGACTCCACCTGGGCCGGCGAGTCCGCCACCTACGGCGACTTCGTGGGGCTCGACGACCTGTGGACCGAACGTCCCGAGGTCGTCGAGGGCATGGAGAAGATCTACGAGAAGTGGGTCAGGGACTTCCGGATCGACGGCTTCCGGATCGACACCGTGAAGCACGTCAACACGGAGTTCTGGACCCAGTGGGCCACCGCGCTGGACGCGTACGCGGCGAAGAAGGGCCGCGACGACTTCTTCATGTTCGGCGAGGTCTACTCCGCCGACACGTCCGTGACCTCCCCGTACGTCACCCAGGGCCGCCTCGACTCCACGCTCGACTTCCCCTTCCAGGACGCGGCCCGCGCGTACGCCTCCCAGGACGGCAGCGCGCAGCGGCTCGCCTCGGTCTTCGGTGACGACTACAAGTACACGACCGACAAGGCCAACGCGTACGAGCAGGTCACCTTCCTCGGCAACCACGACATGGGCCGCATCGGGTACTTCCTGAAGCAGGACAACCCGAAGGCCACCGACGCCGAGCTGCTCGCCAAGGACAGGCTCGCCAACGAACTGATGTTCCTCAGCCGCGGCAACCCGGTGATCTACTACGGCGACGAGCAGGGCTTCACCGGCGCGGGCGGCGACAAGGACGCCCGCCAGACCCTCTTCGCCTCGAAGGTCGCCGACTACCTGGACGACGACCAGCTCGGCACGGACCGCACCCACGCCAAGGACGCCTACGACACGAGAGCACCGCTCTACAAGCAGATCAGTGCTCTCGCCAAGCTCCGCAAGGCCAACCCGGCCCTCGCGGACGGCGTCCAGACCGAGCGTCACGCGGCCGACGGCGCCGGGATCTACGCCTTCTCCCGCACCGACGCCAAGACCGGCACCGAGTACGTCGTCGCCTTCAACAACGCGGGCGAGGCCAAGACGGCGACCTTCGCGACCGGCTCGGCCGACATGGCCTTCAAGGGCGTCTACGGCACGTCCGCCAAGGTGACGAGCGGCGACGACAAGAAGGTCACCGTCACCGTCCCGGCAGGTGCGAGCGTCGTGTTGAAGGCCGCCGGCAAGCTCGCCAAGCCCGCCACCAAGCCCTCCCTCACCCTCAAGGCCCCGGCCACCGGCGCCACCGGCACCGTCGACATCACCGCCGACATCGAAGGGGGGCAGCTCAACCGCGTCGTCTTCGCCGCCCAGATCGGCAACGGCAAGTGGAAGACGCTGGGCTCCGCCGACCACGCCCCCTACAAGGTCACCCAGACCATCGCCAAGGACGTCCCGGCCGGAACCGCCCTGCGCTACAAGGCGGTCGTGATCGACTCGGCCGGCCGTACGGCGAGCGCCACGGCGACCTCCACCACCGGCACCCCGCCCGCGACCGAGGTCCCCACGGCCTCCTCGCGCGACCACGCGATCGTCCACTACAAGCGCGCGGACGGCGACTACACCGACTGGCGGCTGTACGCCTGGGGCGACATCGCCGACGGCGAGGGCACGACCTGGCCCGAGGGCCACGACTTCGTCGGGCGTGACGCGTACGGCGCCTTCGCCTACGTCAAGCTCAAGCCCGGCGCCTCCAGCGTCGGCTATCTCGTCATCGACAAGGACGGCGACAAGGACGTCTCCGCCGACCGTTCGATCGACGTCACGAAGACGGGCGAGATCTGGGTCGAGCAGGGCAAGGAGGACGTCCTCACCAAGAAGCCGACGGCCGACTACCCCGAGCAGGACAAGACCAAGGCCGTCATCCACTACCACCGCGCCGACGGGAACTACGACGGCTGGGGACTGCACGTCTGGTCCGGTGCCGCGAACCCCACGGACTGGTCGAAGCCCCTGGAGCCGGTGAGGACCGACGCGTACGGCGCCGTCTTCGAGGTACCGCTCACCGACGGCGCCACCAGCCTCAGTTACATCATCCACAAGGGCGACGAGAAGGACCTCTCCACCGACCAGGCCCTCGACCTCAGGACCAACGGTCACGAGGTGTGGCTCCTCAACGGCCAGGAGAAGTACCTGCTCCCACAGCCGGCGGGCAGCGCGGCCGCCGTCGACCTGACCACCTCCAAGGCGGTCTGGATCGACCGGAACACCCTGGCCTGGAACGGCAACGAGACCGCCGCCTCCACCCAGCTGCTCTACTCCCGCACCGGCTCGATCACGGCGAAGGACTCCACGCTGACCAGCACCGACGAACGCTGGCTCCGCCTGTCCAAGTCGTCCCTCACCGACGCCCAGAAGGCCAGGTTCCCGCACCTGAAGTCGTACACCGCCTGGACCGTCGACCCGCGTGACCGCGACCGGGTCCGTGAGGCCCTGCGCGGCCAGGTCGTCGCCTCCCAGCGCGCCGCCACCGGGGCGGTGCTCGCGGCGACGGGTGTCCAGATCGCCGGCGTACTCGACGATCTCTACGGGACCGCCGCCAAGAAAGCCGACCTCGGCCCGACCTTCCGCGACGGCCGCCCCACGCTCGCCGTCTGGGCGCCCACGGCACAGCAGGTCACCCTGGACCTCGACGGCACCGGCGTCGCCATGAAGCGGGACAGCGCCACCGGCGTCTGGTCCGTCACCGGAAACAGGTCCTGGAAGAACAAGCCCTACCGGTACGCCGTCAAGGTGTGGGCCCCGAGCGTCGCCGAGGTCGTCACCAACAAGGTCACCGACCCGTACTCCGTCGCCCTGACCGCCGACTCCGAGCGCAGCCTCGTCGTCGACCTCCGGGACAAGTCCCTCGCCCCGAGCGGCTGGACGTCGTACACCAAGCCCAAGGCCGTACCGCTGAACGACGCCCAGATCCAGGAGCTGCACGTCCGGGACTTCTCCGTCGGTGACAAGACCGTCCCGGCGAAGGACCAGGGCACCTACCTCGCCTTCACCGACAAGGACACCGACGGCTCCGAGCACCTCCGCGCGCTGGCGAAGGCGGGCACCTCGTACGTCCACCTCCTCCCCGCGTTCGACATCGCCACCATCCCCGAGAAGAAGGCGGACCAGGCGAGTGTCGACTGCGACCTCGGCTCGTACGCCGCCGACTCCGACAAGCAGCAGCAGTGCGTGGCGAAGGCCGCGGCGAAGGACGCGTACAACTGGGGCTACGACCCGTACCACTACACGGTCCCGGAGGGCTCGTACGCGAGCGACCCGGACGGGACGCGGCGCACGGTCGAGTTCCGGAAGATGGTGAAGTCGCTCAACGCCGACGGGCTGCGGGTCGTGATGGACGTGGTCTACAACCACACCCCCGCGAGCGGCCAGGCGAAGACGAGCGTCCTCGACAAGGTGGTCCCCGGCTACTACCAGCGGCTCCTCGCCGACGGCTCGGTCGCCAACTCCACCTGCTGCTCCAACACCGCGCCCGAGAACACCATGATGGGCAAGCTGGTCGTCGACTCGATCGTCACCTGGGCCAAGGAGTACAAGGTCGACGGCTTCCGCTTCGACCTCATGGGCCACCACCCGAAGGCCAACATCCTCGCGGTCAGGAAGGCCCTCGACGGGCTGACCCTCGCCAAGGACGGCGTCGACGGCAAGAAGATCATCCTGTACGGCGAGGGCTGGAACTTCGGCGAGGTCGCCGACGACGCCCGGTTCGTCCAGGCCACCCAGAAGAACATGGCCGGCACGGGCATCGCCACCTTCTCCGACCGTGCCCGCGACGCCGTACGCGGCGGCGGCCCCTTCGACGCCGACCCGGGTGTCCAGGGCTTCGCGTCCGGCCTCTACACCGACCCCAACTCCTCGGAAAGCAACGGCACTTCGGCCGAACAGAAGGCCAGGCTGCTGCACTACCAGGACCTCATCAAGGTCGGGCTCAGCGGCAACCTCGCCGACTACCGGTTCACCGACACCGACGGCGATCAGGTCAAGGGCTCCGAGGTCGACTACAACGGGACCGCCGCCGGATACGCGGACGCCCCGGGCGACGCACTCGCCTACGTCGACGCCCACGACAACGAGTCGCTGTTCGACGCCCTCGCCTTCAAACTGCCGAAGTCGACGAGCGCCGACGACCGGGCCCGTATGCAGGTCCTCGCCATGGCGACGGCCGCCCTCTCCCAGGGCCCGGCCCTCTCCCAGGCGGGCACCGACCTGCTGCGCTCCAAGTCCCTCGACCGCAACTCGTACGACAGCGGCGACTGGTTCAACGCCATCCACTGGGACTGCCGGGACGGCGGCAACGGCTTCGGTCGCGGTCTGCCGCCGGCCGCCGACAACGAGTCCAAGTGGTCCTACGCCAAGCCCCTGTTGACCTCGGTCGGCGTCGGCTGCGACCAGATCGAGGGCACCTCGGCGGCGTACCGGGACCTGCTGAGGATCCGTACGACGGAGAAGGTCTTCTCGCTCGACACGGCCGGGCAGGTGCAGTCGAAGCTGTCCTTCCCGCTGTCGGGGACGGACGAGACACCCGGTGTGATCACCATGGAGCTGGGCGACCTGGTCGTCGTCTTCAACGCCACGCCCGAGAAGCGGAAGCAGACCGTGACGGGCCTGGCCGGGACGGCGTACACGCTGCACCCGACGCAGGCGACGGGGGCGGACTCTACCGTCAAGGAATCGTCGTACGAAGCGGAATCGGGCACGTTCGCCGTTCCGGGGCGGACCGTCGCGGTATTCGCCCGAGCCGTGCGGTAG
- a CDS encoding 5-carboxymethyl-2-hydroxymuconate Delta-isomerase: MPQITVDYSAVLADGFDRPGFARALHEEVVRTAAAKPEACKTQFRASEDTTVGPDTSGHGIVHVTLGLLAGRTDEVKVTLTENVLELLREFVKPADGLALHASAEVRDLDPSYRKFDE; the protein is encoded by the coding sequence ATGCCGCAGATCACCGTTGACTACTCCGCCGTACTCGCCGACGGCTTCGACCGCCCCGGGTTCGCGCGGGCGCTGCACGAGGAGGTCGTGCGGACCGCTGCCGCCAAGCCGGAGGCGTGCAAGACGCAGTTCCGGGCGAGCGAGGACACGACGGTCGGGCCCGACACGTCGGGGCACGGGATCGTGCACGTCACGCTGGGGTTGCTGGCGGGCCGTACCGATGAGGTCAAGGTGACGTTGACGGAGAACGTGCTGGAGCTGCTGCGGGAGTTTGTGAAGCCCGCGGACGGGCTGGCGCTGCACGCGTCGGCGGAGGTACGGGACCTTGATCCCTCGTACCGGAAGTTCGACGAGTAG
- a CDS encoding TetR/AcrR family transcriptional regulator, with the protein MRTEVRRRMGVEERRQQLIGVALELFSRRSPDEVSIDEIAAAAGISRPLVYHYFPGKLSLYEAALTRASEDLAARFVEPHEGPLGTRLLRVMHRFFDFVDEHGPGFSALMRGGPAVGSSRTNALIDGVRQAAYVQILSHLNIENPPARLELVVRSWISLAESTALIWLEGRRIPRRELEAQLVHDFAALTAVSAAYDEEMAALLREMIADEPKDGPFGELMGRLITLAGP; encoded by the coding sequence ATGAGAACCGAGGTGCGCCGCCGTATGGGTGTGGAGGAGCGGCGGCAGCAGTTGATCGGCGTGGCTCTCGAACTGTTCAGCCGACGCTCGCCCGACGAGGTCTCGATCGACGAGATAGCCGCGGCCGCCGGGATCTCACGGCCGCTGGTCTACCACTACTTCCCGGGCAAACTCAGCCTGTACGAGGCCGCGTTGACCCGTGCGTCGGAGGATCTGGCGGCCCGTTTCGTCGAACCCCACGAGGGCCCGCTGGGCACCCGGCTGCTGCGGGTCATGCATCGCTTCTTCGACTTCGTCGACGAGCACGGACCCGGTTTCTCCGCCCTGATGCGCGGCGGTCCGGCGGTCGGCTCCTCGCGTACGAACGCGCTCATCGACGGTGTACGCCAGGCCGCGTATGTCCAAATCCTTTCGCACCTGAACATCGAGAACCCGCCCGCCCGGCTGGAGCTGGTGGTCCGCTCCTGGATCTCCCTCGCCGAGTCGACCGCCCTCATCTGGCTCGAAGGCCGCCGCATCCCCCGCCGCGAGCTGGAAGCCCAACTGGTCCACGACTTCGCGGCCCTGACAGCGGTGAGCGCGGCGTACGACGAGGAGATGGCGGCATTGCTGCGTGAAATGATCGCCGACGAGCCGAAGGACGGCCCGTTCGGCGAGCTGATGGGGCGCCTCATCACCCTGGCCGGCCCCTGA